One Candida dubliniensis CD36 chromosome 1, complete sequence genomic region harbors:
- a CDS encoding mismatch DNA repair protein, mutS homologue, putative (Similar to C. albicans MSH6;~Similar to S. cerevisiae MSH6), producing the protein MGQISTPTRSSPNAGSNSTGSTKKQSSLMDFFKPMASKDKSKPKQQPSPLSSSPLKSKSNDTKPFLSSDKENDDHSIMDNYKNTTLATSQPDGPGHNQIKPQLASSPAVSKQVEVKKERKQPLKEKTTAALNSSPVASTRRGKKINYAESDDEEEVFSSRKKRRIVQDDSEEEEEEDFKPTDSGSDDDDDMSDFVVDDDDKDEDMGPVSDDDDDDEVVAPKNKTKKPLSKDKPKSSKPNSSSVSGILGRFDAGSSRQSSSVATPKPKRTPISTLTPPKKSFEKENEERYQWLVDIRDAEKRPADHPDYDPRTLYIPQSAWSKFTAFEKQYWQIKSKMWNTVVFFQKGKFYELYENDAVIANTQFDLKIAGGGRANMKLAGIPEMSFEYWAKEFISHGYKVAKVEQKESMLVKQMRGGATKEEKIIERELKGILTGGTLTNLDMISNDMATYCLSIKEEEKEDGTKTFGVAFVDTATSELNFIELDDDAECTKLDTLITQINPKEIICEKRNLCQIATKILKFCAHSDHQIWNALNPITEFWDYDIALEQLVKAKYYDAENLDDYSKYPKVLVDFKDNHQVTFNAFGGLLYYLKLLKLDTSIMSLGNIHEYHISRNSASHMILDGITLNNLEILNNTSDGTTKGTLFKLVNRATTSFGKRQLQKWVLHPLFKVDEINQRYDAVDYLMNDGLELRSILQDTLANIPDLERLLARVHGGTLRFRDFLKVIESFESIASVSSKLVDFTNVESGMLYKYLKSFPHEMCELIQQWEDAFDREQAKTDTIVPSPGTDEEFDNSQASMEDLKCQLDKLLKEYKRTYKSQEICYRDSGKEIYLIEVPFKLKVPSDWKQMGSTSKVKRYYSPEVETLAKELRGQQELHKMVCDTLRLRMYEKFDKHYNVWMQVIQTIANIDCLLALTKASETIGYPSCRPKLIEADKGCIDFKELRHPCFVSTKEFIPNDVQLGGDQPHFGLLTGANAAGKSTLMRTTALAIILSQIGCYIPAESAELTPVDRIMTRLGANDNILQGKSTFFVELSETKKILSNATPRSLVILDELGRGGSSSDGFAIAESVLHHLATHVQSLGFFATHYGTLGLSFKTHPQIKQQRMGIIVDNDSRNITFLYKLETGTAPKSFGMNVASMCGIPDEIVDNAEIAAKAYEQTSKLKKMAEESKGDDISLGLQSDFVWLATGRIDDLSKDILKYDEPIQKSALENIYKMIDKL; encoded by the coding sequence ATGGGTCAAATATCAACTCCTACAAGATCATCGCCAAATGCTGGCTCAAACTCCACTGGGTCAACAAAGAAGCAATCATCTTTGATGGATTTCTTCAAGCCAATGGCATCTAAAGATAAACtgaaaccaaaacaacaaccactGCCATTATCTTCGTCTCCACTTAAGTCCAAATCCAATGATACTAAACCATTTTTATCAAGtgacaaagaaaatgaCGATCATTCAATTATGGATAATTATAAGAATACTACATTGGCAACATCCCAACCGGACGGCCCTGGccataatcaaataaaaccaCAATTGGCCTCTTCGCCAGCAGTGTCGAAACAAGTAGaagtgaaaaaagaaaggaaacaACCATTAAAGGAGAAAACTACAGCTGCATTAAATTCGAGTCCAGTTGCTTCAACTCGTCGTGGCAAGAAAATTAACTATGCCGAGTCTGatgacgaagaagaagttttCAGCAGTAgaaaaaagagaagaatTGTTCAAGATGAcagtgaagaagaagaagaagaagactTTAAGCCAACTGATTCAGgtagtgatgatgatgatgatatgagtgattttgttgttgacgACGACGACAAAGATGAAGACATGGGACCGGTACTGGATgatgacgacgacgacgagGTGGTTGCcccaaaaaacaaaaccaagAAACCATTATCCAAGGATAAACCCAAGTCATCAAAGCCCAATAGTCTGCTGGTTTCAGGTATTCTTGGCAGATTTGATGCTGGTTCTTCTCGTCAATCTAGTTCTGTGGCCACACCAAAACCTAAAAGAACCCCCATTTCAACTCTTACACCTCCAAAGAAgtcttttgaaaaagaaaatgaagaaaggTATCAGTGGTTGGTTGATATTAGAGATGCTGAGAAACGCCCTGCTGATCATCCCGACTATGATCCAAGAACCTTGTATATTCCACAATCAGCTTGGTCCAAGTTTACTGCTTTTGAAAAGCAATACTGGcaaatcaaatccaaaatgTGGAACactgttgtttttttccAAAAGGGGAAATTCTATGAGTTGTATGAGAATGATGCTGTTATTGCCAATACACagtttgatttgaaaattgcTGGTGGAGGTCGAGCAAATATGAAATTGGCCGGTATTCCAGAAATGTCGTTTGAGTATTGGGCCAAGGAATTTATCAGTCATGGATATAAAGTTGCCAAAGTTGAACAAAAGGAATCTATGTTGGTCAAACAAATGAGGGGTGGTGCCactaaagaagaaaagattaTTGAAAGAGAATTGAAGGGGATATTGACTGGAGGAACATTGACAAATTTGGATATGATCAGCAACGATATGGCTACTTATTGTTTAAGTATTAAAGAAGAGGAGAAGGAAGATGGTACTAAAACTTTTGGTGTGGCTTTTGTAGATACAGCCACTtctgaattgaattttattGAACTAGACGATGATGCAGAATGTACAAAATTAGATACATTAATCACTCAAATCAACCCTAAAGAAATAATCTGTGAAAAGAGAAACTTGTGTCAAATTGCTACCAAGATTCTTAAATTCTGTGCCCATAGTGATCACCAAATTTGGAATGCATTAAATCCAATCACAGAATTTTGGGATTATGATATTGCTCTTGAGCAGTTGGTTAAGGCCAAATACTATGATGCAGAAAACTTGGATGATTACTCAAAATATCCAAAAGTTTTAGTTGACTTCAAGGATAATCATCAGGTCACCTTTAACGCCTTTGGTGGATTgttatattatttgaaattgttgaaattggatACAAGTATCATGAGTCTTGGCAATATCCATGAATACCACATTTCTCGCAATTCAGCTTCCCACATGATTTTAGATGGTATTACGTTAaacaatttggaaattCTCAACAATACGAGCGATGGCACTACTAAGGGTACCCTTTTCAAATTAGTGAATCGTGCCACTACATCATTTGGCAAGAGACAACTACAAAAATGGGTTTTGCATCCATTGTTTAAAGTAGACGAGATCAATCAAAGATATGATGCAGTTGACTATTTGATGAATGATGGATTAGAATTGAGGTCTATTCTCCAGGATACTTTGGCAAATATTCCTGATTTGGAAAGACTTTTAGCAAGAGTTCATGGAGGAACATTGAGATTTAGAGATTTCTTAAAAGTCATTGAAAGTTTTGAAAGCATTGCTAGTGTCAGTTCCAAGTTGGTTGATTTCACCAATGTTGAAAGTGGTATGCTCTACAAGTACTTGAAAAGTTTCCCTCATGAAATGTGTgaattaattcaacaatGGGAAGATGCATTTGATAGAGAACAGGCTAAAACAGATACTATAGTTCCCTCGCCTGGtactgatgaagaatttgataattcacAAGCATCTATGGAAGATTTGAAATGTCAATTGGACAAACTATTAAAGGAATACAAGAGAACCTACAAATCACAAGAAATTTGTTATCGTGATTCAGGGAAAGAAATCTATCTTATCGAAGTCCCATTCAAGCTTAAAGTACCAAGTGATTGGAAGCAAATGGGGTCTACTTCAAAAGTCAAACGATACTATTCTCCAGAAGTTGAAACATTGGCTAAAGAATTAAGAGGTCAACAGGAGTTACACAAAATGGTTTGTGATACTTTGAGGTTAAGAATGTATGAGAAATTTGATAAGCACTACAATGTTTGGATGCAAGTCATCCAGACAATTGCCAATATCGATTGTTTATTGGCATTAACCAAAGCATCAGAAACAATCGGATATCCTTCGTGTCGTCCAAAACTAATTGAGGCTGATAAAGGTTGCATAGATTTCAAAGAGTTGAGACACCCATGCTTTGTGAGCACTAAAGAATTTATCCCTAATGATGTACAACTTGGAGGTGACCAACCTCATTTTGGTCTTCTTACTGGTGCCAATGCTGCTGGGAAGTCAACATTGATGAGAACAACTGCATTGGCTATTATCTTGAGTCAAATTGGGTGTTACATTCCAGCTGAACTGGCTGAATTGACACCAGTGGATAGAATAATGACTAGATTGGGTGCTAATGATAACATTTTACAAGGCAAATCGACATTTTTCGTCGAATTATCggaaacaaagaaaattttgagCAATGCAACACCAAGATCTTTGGTTATATTAGATGAATTGGGTAGAGGAGGTTCCAGTAGTGATGGTTTTGCAATTGCCGAATCAGTTTTGCATCATTTAGCTACACATGTTCAATCATTAGGATTTTTCGCTACGCATTATGGTACTTTGGGGTTATCTTTTAAAACTCATCCACAAATCAAGCAACAACGAATGGgaattattgttgacaaTGATTCGCGTAATATCACATTTTTATACAAATTGGAAACAGGAACAGCTCCTAAATCTTTTGGTATGAATGTTGCATCAATGTGTGGTATTCctgatgaaattgttgataatgcAGAAATTGCCGCCAAGGCATATGAACAAACCtctaaattgaaaaaaatggcAGAAGAAAGTAAAGGTGATGATATTAGTTTGGGATTACAAAGtgattttgtttggttAGCCACTGGCAGAATTGATGACTTGAGTAAAGATATATTAAAGTACGATGAACCAATTCAAAAGAGTGCTCTTGAAAATATCTACAAAATGATAGATAAGTTATAG
- a CDS encoding RNA exonuclease, putative (Similar to S. cerevisiae REX3;~Similar to C. albicans REX3), with protein MNTNTHHKRSLEDSNGNDTKKLKQEDPKYILPKQVNTHPATLPERKKNIEYILNILTKKQPNITNPKLKAIEIEYEIAKKSTNVTYKTVFRQEVFKLTKPVKSQPSSQQQQQQQQQQQHHLNKVDQEAKELKILKEMIISRKTLIDFGYIMDPPESKPNEKITRICSRCGTEFRLDQQLQPIVCEFHHGKKQKGKYLCCMSNVNGQPCSKAKNHVYLLNTPEEKQALLPYKSTKELFTTKGKSQVLGIDCEMGFTTKGFELMRITAIDYFTTKTVLDIFIKPIGEIVDLNTRYSGIHELTDDFLSWEQSMKKLGEVMDSETILIGHGLENDMNAMRLIHENIIDTSILFPSKWKTGPNKRWSLKDLAFEYLSRKIQTGEHDSGEDSIAAIDIVKHFVKKQLTSVGTSIKK; from the coding sequence aTGAACACCAACACCCATCACAAAAGATCATTAGAGGATTCTAATGGGAATGACaccaagaaattgaaacaagaGGATCCAAAGTATATTTTACCAAAACAAGTGAATACACACCCAGCCACTCTACcggaaagaaagaaaaatatagAATACATTCTTAACATCCTAACTAAGAAACAACCAAATATCACCAATCCAAAACTAAAAGCAATAGAAATCGAATATGAAATAGccaaaaaatcaaccaatGTGACTTACAAAACAGTATTCAGACAAGAAGTATTCAAATTAACCAAACCAGTCAAATCCCAACCTCTgtcacaacaacaacaacaacaacaacaacaacaacaacaccaccTCAATAAAGTAGATCAAGAAgcaaaagaattgaaaatcttAAAGGAAATGATTATTTCTCGGAAAACGTTAATAGATTTTGGATACATAATGGACCCACCTGAATCCAAaccaaatgaaaaaatcacAAGAATTTGTAGTCGATGTGGAACTGAATTTCGTTTAgatcaacaattacaacCAATTGTTTGTGAATTCCATCACGGtaagaaacaaaaaggGAAATATCTATGTTGTATGTCCAATGTGAATGGACAACCTTGTAGTAAAGCCAAAAATCatgtttatttattaaatacaccagaagaaaaacaagCATTATTACCATATAAATCCACTAAAGAATTATTCACAACAAAGGGTAAATCACAAGTACTTGGTATTGATTGTGAAATGGGATTTACCACAAAAGGATTTGAATTGATGAGAATTACCGCAATTGATTACTTCACTACAAAAACAGTTTTAGATATATTCATTAAACCCATTGGTGAAATAGTAGATTTAAATACTAGATATTCTGGTATTCATGAATTGACGGATGATTTTTTGTCATGGGAACaactgatgaagaaattaggTGAAGTAATGGATTCAGAAACAATATTAATTGGTCATGGATTAGAAAATGATATGAATGCCATGAGATTAATACATGAGAATATAATTGACACTTCTATACTTTTCCCAAGTAAATGGAAAACTGGTCCAAATAAACGATGGAGTCTAAAAGATTTAGCATTCGAATATCTTAGTCGTAAAATTCAGACTGGTGAACATGATAGTGGTGAAGATTCTATTGCTGCAATTGATATTGTGAAACATTTTGTCAAAAAACAGTTGACGTCTGTAGGTACATCTATTAAAAAGTAA